CCCGCCGGATCGCGTCATCCGAGAGCGTGGCCGCGTCGAGCCCCGAATAGGTGTCGCCCGCGAAGGCGAGCATGGCCGGTTTTTCGGGCGCGCTATCCCAGTCGCGGAACCGGTCGCGGTTCAGCCGGGCCAGCTTGTTGGAGATCGACATCAGCCGTTCGAGATCGCCGATCCCCTGCCGTCGCGCCGATACGAGCAGCTTCGCCGTGTCCTCGGCGAATCGCGGCGCGGTGGCGGCGTGGTCGGTCGGGGCGAAATCCAATGTTTTCGCAGGCGAAATGACGGTGAGCATGGCGACCTTGTCTAGCGGACCGGACGCAAGGTAGCGGCTCGGGCTCCGGGCTCAAGGTCCCGATTGCAGGACGTCGGGGCGGATGCTGCGTCAGCCGTCGCGCAGGATCTCGAGAAAGGCATCGCCGAAGCGCTCGGCATGGCGATCCCCGAGGATGCGGGCGACCGCCTCCGGGTCGGCGGGGGCGCGCGCGATCTTGGCCAGTTGCGACGACGAGCAGGTCATCGGCTTGTCGACCCCGCCCGGTCCGCGCGCCAGGTCGTTCTGTACCGAAAGGAGGCGGTCGTAGATCGCCCCCTCGGCCCGGCCAGCCAGTTTGCGACGCGCGGGGTGGGGCGCATCGGGCGTCTCGCCGGTGATGACCGACAGGAAGGCCGCGCCGTAGCGTTCCAGCTTCGTGGCGCCCACGCCCGACACGCGGGCCATCGCGTCGAGATCGGCGGGCCGCGTCTCGGCCATCTCGATCAGGGTCCGGTCGGTGAAGACGACATAGGCCGGGACGCCCTGCGCTTCGGCCAGGGCGCGCCGCTTGGCCTTGAGCGCCGATAGAAGCGGCGCGTCCTCCTCGCTCACCAGTTGCTTCACCGCCGGCCGACGCTCGGCCCGCACGATCGAGTCGCGGCGCAGCGTCACCGAGGCGTCGCCGCGCAGGATCGGGCGCGCGGCGTCGGTCATCCTGAGCGCGCCGTGGCGTTCGGCATCCGGCCGCACGAGGTCGAGCCCCATCATCTGCCGGAAGATCGCCTGCCATTGCGGCTTCGGCGTGTCGCGCCCGACGCCCCATGTGGGCAGCGTGTCGTGGGAGAAGCGGCGCGTCTTCTCGGTCTCGGAGCCGGTCAGCACGTCAATCAGGTGGCCGATGCCGAACCGCTCTTCGGTCCGCAGCATCGCCGACAGCGCCTTGCGCACCTCGGTGGTGGCATCGAACAACTCCGGCGGCGCGGCGCAGAGATCGCAGTTGCCGCAGGGCGCGGGCGTCTCGCCGAAATAGGCCAAAAGGTTCACCCGACGGCAGACCTGCGCCTCGGCCAGACCCAGCAGCGCGTTGAGCCGCCCGTGATCGGCCTGCTTCATCTCGGGCGGGGCGAGGCCTTCGTCGATCTGCTGGCGGCGAAAGCGGATGTCGTCCGCCCCGAACAGCGTCAGCGTGTCGGCCGGCGCGCCGTCGCGGCCCGCGCGCCCGATCTCCTGGTAGTAGCCCTCGACCGATTTCGGCAGGTCGGCATGGGCGACCCAGCGGAT
This portion of the uncultured Jannaschia sp. genome encodes:
- the recQ gene encoding DNA helicase RecQ: MSSSPAPAALLSTVFGFDAFRPGQAEIVDAVVAGRDVLAIMPTGGGKSLCFQLPALCREGLTVVISPLIALMRDQVRALTAAGVNAGALTSGNTEEETEAVWEAIDAGALKLLYIAPERLASTATERMLKRANTTLIAVDEAHCVSQWGHDFRPDYLKIGALRRTLGVPLAAFTATADAETRAEIVARLFEGEPETFLHGFDRPNLTLAFSPKNQPRQQILSFAAARKGQSGIVYCGTRAKTEGLAKALRDAGHSACHYHAGMEADDRREVEMRFGREDGLIVVATVAFGMGIDKPDIRWVAHADLPKSVEGYYQEIGRAGRDGAPADTLTLFGADDIRFRRQQIDEGLAPPEMKQADHGRLNALLGLAEAQVCRRVNLLAYFGETPAPCGNCDLCAAPPELFDATTEVRKALSAMLRTEERFGIGHLIDVLTGSETEKTRRFSHDTLPTWGVGRDTPKPQWQAIFRQMMGLDLVRPDAERHGALRMTDAARPILRGDASVTLRRDSIVRAERRPAVKQLVSEEDAPLLSALKAKRRALAEAQGVPAYVVFTDRTLIEMAETRPADLDAMARVSGVGATKLERYGAAFLSVITGETPDAPHPARRKLAGRAEGAIYDRLLSVQNDLARGPGGVDKPMTCSSSQLAKIARAPADPEAVARILGDRHAERFGDAFLEILRDG